From one Streptomyces sp. ICC1 genomic stretch:
- the hutI gene encoding imidazolonepropionase, producing the protein MTTTAITNIGSLVTNDPALGDGTPLGLIQNAAVVIDGDRVAWVGPADRAPAADASYDAQGRAAVPGFVDSHSHLVFAGDRTAEFNARMSGRAYSAGGIRTTVAATRAATDAELEANLVRHLDEARRQGTTTFETKSGYGLTVQDEARALRIAAAHTEEVTYLGAHIVSPDYADDPAGYVDLVTGEMLTACAPYARWVDVFCEKGAFDGEQARAILTAGAAAGLIPRVHANQLSHGPGVQLAVELEAASADHCTHLTDADVDALAQAAATTVATLLPGAEFSTRAQWPDARRLIDAGATVALSTDCNPGSSYTSSMPFCIALAVRDMRMTPDEALWSATAGGARALRRTDIGALTPGARADLVLLDAPSHVHLAYRPGVPLVSAVWQKGCKTV; encoded by the coding sequence ATGACCACCACCGCCATCACCAACATCGGCAGCCTCGTCACCAACGACCCCGCCCTCGGCGACGGCACCCCCCTGGGCCTGATCCAGAACGCCGCCGTCGTCATCGACGGCGACCGCGTCGCCTGGGTCGGCCCCGCCGACCGGGCCCCCGCCGCCGACGCCTCGTACGACGCGCAGGGCCGCGCCGCCGTCCCCGGCTTCGTCGACTCGCACTCCCACCTCGTCTTCGCGGGCGACCGCACCGCCGAGTTCAACGCCCGCATGTCCGGCCGCGCCTACTCCGCCGGAGGCATCCGCACCACCGTCGCCGCCACCCGCGCCGCCACCGACGCGGAGCTCGAGGCCAACCTGGTGCGCCACCTCGACGAGGCCCGCCGCCAGGGCACCACCACCTTCGAGACCAAGTCCGGCTACGGCCTCACGGTCCAGGACGAGGCACGAGCACTGCGCATCGCCGCCGCGCACACCGAGGAGGTCACCTACCTCGGCGCGCACATCGTCTCCCCGGACTACGCCGACGACCCGGCCGGCTACGTGGACCTGGTCACCGGCGAGATGCTGACCGCCTGCGCCCCGTACGCCCGCTGGGTGGACGTCTTCTGCGAGAAGGGTGCCTTCGACGGGGAGCAGGCCCGCGCGATCCTGACCGCCGGCGCGGCCGCCGGGCTGATCCCGCGCGTCCACGCCAACCAGCTCTCCCACGGCCCCGGCGTACAGCTCGCCGTCGAACTCGAAGCGGCCTCCGCCGACCACTGCACCCACCTCACGGACGCCGACGTCGACGCCCTCGCGCAGGCCGCCGCGACCACCGTGGCCACCCTGCTGCCCGGTGCCGAGTTCTCCACGCGCGCCCAGTGGCCCGACGCCCGCCGGCTCATCGACGCGGGTGCCACCGTCGCGCTGTCCACGGACTGCAATCCCGGGTCCTCCTACACGAGTTCGATGCCGTTCTGCATCGCGCTCGCCGTCCGCGACATGCGGATGACCCCGGACGAGGCCCTGTGGTCCGCCACCGCCGGCGGCGCCCGGGCGCTGCGCCGGACCGACATCGGGGCGCTCACCCCCGGCGCCCGCGCGGACCTGGTCCTGCTGGACGCCCCCAGCCACGTCCACCTCGCCTACCGGCCGGGCGTCCCGCTGGTTTCGGCCGTCTGGCAGAAGGGCTGCAAGACGGTCTGA
- a CDS encoding LPXTG cell wall anchor domain-containing protein, protein MSDRKRSTALALASALAGTAVLLAAPAAEAAVIDVQYDCKTPIGDKSAVSPIDIKAVEEGSGYKLTMTFQKGVSSSPIELGKGAMSPSAVILVDGAEKVSVPVSGPPNAEALPAETPIKITDLSGTYTPKKSGKVTFTAGVLTIKAMGTTTTCTPGNSPKPSLELDVEGSGGTAPQSGAGPTDDTLPQTGPEDSAIALGTLGATVLLSGAAGVLWLTRRGQRARS, encoded by the coding sequence GTGTCCGACCGGAAACGATCCACCGCGCTCGCGCTGGCCTCCGCGCTGGCGGGAACGGCGGTCCTGCTGGCCGCCCCCGCAGCCGAAGCCGCCGTGATCGACGTCCAGTACGACTGCAAGACCCCCATCGGGGACAAGTCGGCGGTCTCGCCCATCGACATCAAGGCAGTCGAAGAGGGCAGCGGCTACAAGCTGACGATGACCTTCCAGAAGGGCGTCTCCTCCAGCCCCATCGAGCTCGGCAAGGGCGCGATGAGCCCCAGCGCCGTCATCCTCGTCGACGGCGCCGAGAAGGTCTCGGTCCCGGTCTCCGGCCCGCCCAACGCCGAGGCCCTGCCCGCCGAGACGCCCATCAAGATCACCGACCTCTCGGGCACCTACACGCCCAAGAAGAGCGGCAAGGTCACCTTCACCGCGGGCGTCCTCACGATCAAGGCGATGGGCACGACCACCACCTGCACCCCCGGCAACAGCCCCAAGCCCTCCCTCGAGCTGGACGTGGAGGGATCCGGGGGAACCGCCCCGCAGTCCGGCGCCGGCCCCACCGACGACACGCTCCCGCAGACCGGTCCCGAGGACTCCGCCATCGCGCTGGGCACCCTGGGCGCCACCGTGCTGCTCTCCGGCGCCGCCGGCGTGCTCTGGCTGACCCGGCGCGGCCAGCGGGCCCGGTCCTGA